A single Nomascus leucogenys isolate Asia chromosome 14, Asia_NLE_v1, whole genome shotgun sequence DNA region contains:
- the SLC16A5 gene encoding monocarboxylate transporter 6: MPRPTRGPLATSQGRCPSVTPGTWAAATLAVRPWQRQQQRMPQALEHADGSWAWVVLLATMVTQGLTLGFPTCIGIFFTELQWEFQASNSETSWFPSILTAVLHMAGPLCSILVGRFGCRVTVMLGGVLASLGMVASSFSRNLSQLYFTAGFITGLGMCFSFQSSITVLGFNFVRRRVLANALASMGVSLGITLWPLLSRYLLEDLGWRGTFLVFGGVLLHCCICGAIMRPVATSVAPETKECPPPPPETPALGCLAACGRTIQRHLAFDILRHNTGYCVYILGVMWAVLGFPLPQVFLVPYAMWHSVDEQQAALLISIIGFSNIFLRPLAGLMAGRPAFASHRKYLFSLALLLNGLTNLVCAASGDFWVLVGYCLAYSVSMSGIGALIFQVLMDIVPMDQFPRALGLFTVLDGLAFLISPPLAGLLLDATNNFSHVFYMSSFFLISAALFMGGSFYTLQKKEQGKQAVAADALERDLFLEAKDGSGKQRSPEIMYVTSV; the protein is encoded by the exons ATGCCAAGGCCAACGCGTGGGCCTCTGGCCACCTCCCAGGGGCGGTGCCCCTCTGTGACACCTGGTACTTGG GCAGCAGCCACATTGGCAGTGAGGCCGTGGCAGCGTCAGCAGCAGAGGATGCCCCAGGCCCTGGAGCACGCAGATGGCAGCTGGGCCTGGGTGGTGCTGCTGGCCACCATGGTGACCCAGGGCCTCACCCTGGGCTTCCCCACGTGTATCGGCATCTTCTTCACTGAACTGCAATGGGAGTTCCAGGCCAGCAACAGCGAGACCTCTTGGTTCCCCTCCATCCTCACGGCTGTGCTCCACATGGCAG GGCCCCTGTGCAGCATCCTGGTGGGACGCTTCGGCTGCCGAGTGACCGTGATGCTGGGGGGTGTGCTGgccagcctgggcatggtggccagctcCTTCTCTCGCAACCTCAGCCAGCTCTACTTCACAGCAGGATTCATCACAG GCCTGGGCATGTGCTTCAGCTTCCAGTCAAGCATCACGGTGCTGGGCTTCAACTTTGTGCGCCGGCGGGTGCTGGCCAACGCGCTGGCCTCCATGGGCGTCTCCCTGGGCATCACGCTCTGGCCGCTGCTCTCCCGCTACCTTCTGGAGGACCTGGGCTGGAGGGGTACCTTCCTAGTCTTCGGCGGGGTCCTTCTCCACTGCTGCATCTGCGGGGCCATCATGAGGCCTGTGGCCACCAGTGTGGCCCCTGAGACCAAAGAATGTCCCCCGCCACCTCCCGAGACACCTGCACTTGGCTGCCTGGCCGCATGCGGCCGGACCATCCAGCGCCACCTGGCCTTCGACATCCTGCGGCACAACACAGGCTACTGTGTGTACATACTGGGTGTGATGTGGGCCGTCCTGGGCTTCCCACTGCCACAAGTCTTCCTGGTGCCATATGCCATGTGGCACAGCGTGGACGAGCAGCAGGCAGCCCTCCTCATCTCCATCATCGGCTTCAGCAACATCTTCCTGAGGCCCCTAGCCGGGCTGATGGCAGGACGGCCGGCCTTTGCTAGCCACCGCAAGTACCTGTTCAGCCTGGCACTCCTGCTCAATGGGCTCACTAACCTGGTGTGTGCGGCATCGGGTGACTTCTGGGTGCTCGTGGGCTACTGCCTGGCGTACAGCGTGTCCATGAGCGGCATCGGCGCCCTCATCTTCCAGGTTCTCATGGACATCGTCCCCATGGATCAGTTCCCCAGAGCCCTGGGACTCTTCACTGTCCTGGACGGCCTTGCTTTCCTCATCTCCCCACCACTGGCCG GGTTGCTCCTGGACGCCACCAACAACTTTAGCCATGTTTTCTACATGTCCAGCTTCTTCCTCATCTCAGCTGCCCTCTTCATGGGTGGCAGCTTCTACACCCTGCAGAAGAAGGAGCAAGGCAAGCAGGCTGTCGCGGCGGATGCCCTGGAGCGGGATCTTTTCTTGGAAGCCAAAGACGGTTCTGGGAAGCAACGGTCCCCTGAGATCATGTATGTAACCAGCGTCTAA
- the ARMC7 gene encoding armadillo repeat-containing protein 7 isoform X4 has translation MAQKPKVNPHVGRLGYLQALVTEFQETQSQDAKEQVLANLANFAYDPSNYEYLRQLQVLDLFLDSLSEENETLVEFAIARLPRPKHSGFLSVESLRGTLCR, from the exons ATGGCCCAGAAGCCGAAGGTGAACCCCCACGTCGGGCGGCTGGGATACCTGCAGGCGCTGGTCACGGAATTCCAGGAGACCCAAAGCCAAG ACGCCAAGGAGCAAGTCCTCGCCAACCTCGCCAACTTCGCTTATGACCCCAGCAACTACGAGTATCTGCGGCAGCTGCAGGTCCTGGATTTATTTCTCGATTCGCTGTCGGAGGAGAATGAGACCCTGGTGGAGTTTGCTATTG CCCGG CTCCCCCGCCCCAAGCACAGTGGCTTTCTCAGCGTCGAATCCCTCCGTGGGACCCTCTGCAGATGA
- the ARMC7 gene encoding armadillo repeat-containing protein 7 isoform X3 gives MAQKPKVNPHVGRLGYLQALVTEFQETQSQDAKEQVLANLANFAYDPSNYEYLRQLQVLDLFLDSLSEENETLVEFAIAAAV, from the exons ATGGCCCAGAAGCCGAAGGTGAACCCCCACGTCGGGCGGCTGGGATACCTGCAGGCGCTGGTCACGGAATTCCAGGAGACCCAAAGCCAAG ACGCCAAGGAGCAAGTCCTCGCCAACCTCGCCAACTTCGCTTATGACCCCAGCAACTACGAGTATCTGCGGCAGCTGCAGGTCCTGGATTTATTTCTCGATTCGCTGTCGGAGGAGAATGAGACCCTGGTGGAGTTTGCTATTG CTGCTGCAGTCTGA